A segment of the Tepidimicrobium xylanilyticum genome:
CAAAAAATGTTCTATAATTTTAGTAAATAATCAAGTAGTCAGAAAATTAAAAATCAACTTAATTATAATTAATAATTGTAAATTCAAAAAATAAAGGAGTTTTAGTATGAAAAAAGCTATTAGAAGAAAAAAGATAATGGAAGTTATACAAGAGCATCCAATTACTACCCCGTCAAATTTAGCTTCAATTTTTGGTGTATCTATTGAAACTATACGCAATGATTTAAATTATCTAGAAGAAATGGGATGGGTTATCAAAGTTCATGGAGGAGTTGCTCCTGCTATGCAAAGGGGAGCTGAAGTTCCATATGACAAGAGGGAAACAGTAAATATCTTTGAAAAAAAACAAATAGCTAAAGAAGCATTAAAGTTGATTAAGCCAGGAGATTCAATAGCATTAGGAACAGGAACAACTGTTGAAGAACTAGCAAAATTACTAGTAAATAGACAAGAAGTTACAATTATTACACCATCAATAAATATAGCAAATATCTTTGCTAATGACCAAAAAAGTAGGGTGTTTTTAATCGGAGGGTGGTTAAGAAAGGAGGATATGATTCTATATGGAAGTTATAGTTTGGATATGATAAGAAATTTTTATGTTGATAAATGTTTCGTTAGTTCAGCAGGAGTATCTAGTAAATATGGAGTAACGGACTATTTTGAGGGTGAAGTGGAAGTAGTAAAAGAATTAATAAACATATCTAAAGAGGCATATTTACTGGCGGATAACAGTAAGTTTGGCAATGTAGCTTTACTGAGCATTGCACCTGCTAA
Coding sequences within it:
- a CDS encoding DeoR/GlpR family DNA-binding transcription regulator — encoded protein: MKKAIRRKKIMEVIQEHPITTPSNLASIFGVSIETIRNDLNYLEEMGWVIKVHGGVAPAMQRGAEVPYDKRETVNIFEKKQIAKEALKLIKPGDSIALGTGTTVEELAKLLVNRQEVTIITPSINIANIFANDQKSRVFLIGGWLRKEDMILYGSYSLDMIRNFYVDKCFVSSAGVSSKYGVTDYFEGEVEVVKELINISKEAYLLADNSKFGNVALLSIAPANTFDAIITDDKSSVEEIKKLRKSNIDIIVVNNDRQGDE